The Mesoplasma tabanidae sequence CTGGTCCCAATTTATCCATTCCACTTTTATCCAAGTATTCATTCTTATTTCAAATTTCAATTGTACCAAACTTTCTTGAATCATAATATTTCAGGAATTCTCCATTAGATAATTCAAACTGTAATCTTAAATGACTTTTATTATAAATATCAATTTCTTTCTTTGAAATACTTCACTTGCCTTCCATTCTTAAATGACTTATAATAATTTGTTCTGAGAGTTCAAACATTAAATACTTCCCATAATTTGATACACTTATTATTTTTTGATTAGATACTTTATTTAAAAAATCTTGAACACTATTTCTCCAAATCATTTTTTCAAAAAAACATTCTGCTTTCAAAATTGAAACACCTGCAACTTTTTTATTTAAAAATCTTGCAACAGATCGTACCTCTGGTAATTCTGGCATCTAAATCACTCCTTTTTTATTTTAATTCAAATCAATTTTTTCCCTTTGACATATTAACTTCAAGTTTTATTTGAACTTTATTTTTATCTTTTTCTACTAATAAAGCTAATTTTTTAAATGCATTTTTCATACAGCTTTCTACGATTTTAACCGCTTCCACTTTTTCATTTTCAAATATTTCAAAAATAATTTCATCATGAATCTGAGCAACCATGTAACTATTAAGGTTATTTTTTTTAAATTTATCAAATATGTCAATCATAGCAACTTTAAGTATATCTGCTGCTGTACCTTGAATAGGCATGTTAACAGCTATTCTATTACCAAAATTTTTAACTAAAAAATTATTTGATAATAGTTCACTTACTATTCTTCTTCTATTTGCATAAGTTTCAGCATATCCATTAACAGTTGCTTCTTTTACAAGACTATTTTTATACATCATAAGTTTTGGAAATGAGTTGTAATAATCTTTAATATATTCTTGGGCCTCTTTTATAGATATTTTTAAGTCATTGCTTAATCCAAAATCACTTAAACCATAGATTATTCCAAAATTAAATACTTTGGCAATTCTTCTTTGATCGCTAGTTATTTTTTCTTCATTTTTTAAATCAAAGATTTTTTTTGCTGCTTCTGCATGTACGTCTCTATCATTTTCAAAAATGCTTAATAAAGTGTCTTCTTCACCAAGTTGAGCTAAAACTCTTAGTTCAATTTGTGAATAATCAAAACTATAAAATTTTGTTTCGATATCTGATATAAAAATTTTACGAGCTTCTTTTTGCAATTCATCTTTTACAGAAATATTTTGAATATTTGGTTCAGACGAAGATAACCTCCCTGTGTAAGTCAAAGTTTGGTTAAAAATAGTATGAACTTTATTATCAGCAAAAATGAATTTTTCAAATCCACGTAAATAAGTTGTATAAAGCTTGTTAAGTTTTCTATGTTCTAAAAGTAAATTAATTACAGGATGTAAATGAACAATTTTTTCTAAAGCTTCTTTATCAGTACTTTGTTTTTTATTTGAAGGTAATCCTATTTGGCCAAACAATAATTCCTTAACTTGTTTAGGAGATGAAAAATTAAAATTCTCATCTATCTCATCTTTTAAGATAATTCTCATTTTATCTTCTAAATTTTCGATTAATGAAAGTGTTCTAGCTGTTTGCTTATCAAGTTCTAACTTGTCTACTAAAATACCTTTTTGTTCCATTTCAAATAAAACTTCAACTAGTGGTAATTCTATTTTTTCATATAAATTAAATTGTTTTTCACTTTTTAACTTATCAATAATTAGATTATAAGTTACCTTTAACATTTCTAACTTGCTGATAATAAAGTCTGCTTTTACATCTATATGTATTTCTTTATTTTGCTTTGCACCTTTGCCATATATTATTTCATCTTCTTCAATAAATAAATGAGTTTGAACTATATTTATTAAATTTTGAATTCTTGAAGTAATATTAGGATTTAAAACGTAAGCAGCAACCATAGCATCATAAATAAAACTATGATAATTAAAATCTATATTACTATTTTTTAAAAGTGTTGCTGTTTTTTTAATATCATAAGTTGCTTTTCTAAAATCTTTATTTAATAAAAATTGTTCAAATTCTTTATCGCCTTTTACTTTATTCAAGAAAAACATTCCCTTTTCGTTTGAAATAGCTATACCTAATATTTCACCTTTATGATAATTTTCATCAATTGATTCAATGTAAATAAAATTCATTTCAGATGAATAATCATTATTTCATTCTTCTAATTTCTTATAGCTTATTTTTTCTTTCAATCCTTCATCATCAGTTTTATTAATCATTCCGACTCTATTAGAAAGTCTCTTAACTAATGAAAACATCTCGTATTTTTCTAAAAAATTTATTAAGCCATTAAGATTTATATTAATAGGTTCAAAAATTAAATTTTCAATTTCTACTTCACAGTTTATCGTTGCTATTTCTTTACATAAAAGTGCAGATTCTTTTCCATTAATAAGTTTTTCTTGTAATTTACCTGAAATTGATTCTATGTTTTTATATATACCTTCAACAGTTCCATATTCTTTAAGCAATTTAATTGCTGTTTTTTCTCCAACACCTTCAACACCTTTTAAATTATCAGATGGATCTCCCATAAGTCCCTTTAAATCTATAACATTTGCGGGACAAACTTCTCATTTTTGTAAAAGTTCATCTACTCCAAATAATTCTAAATTAGATGTTCCAGTTTTTGGTAATAATATTTTTGTTTTTTCTGTAATCAGTTGAAACATATCTTTGTCGCTTGTTAAAATTTCTACTTCAAAATCTTCACAATGATTTTCAATTATCTTAGACATTGTTCCTATTAAGTCATCTGCTTCGTAATTTTCTTTTTCTCATCACAATATATTAGCTGAATCTAAAAATTCACGAACAATTTGAAATTGGGGAATTAAATCTTCTGGTGTAGCTGATCTACCTGCTTTATAATTTTCTAATTTGTCGTGTCTAAAAGTTTTTTTTGATTTATCAAAGGCTACTTTTACATCATAATAGTTTCTATCACTTATTAGACTTGTAAGCATATTTGCAAATGAATAAACAGCATTTGTTGGCAATCCATTGCTTGTTTTCAAAATAGGACCAGCATATGCACTTGCATAGTACGCTCTAAACAATAATGAATTACCATCAACTAATAAAATCTTTTTCATATTTCCCTCTTCTAAATTAAATTGGCTTAACTATATTTTCAAGTATACCTGTAATTTTATTTTTATATTTTTGTGTTTTAATTTTTAATACATAGTTTCGATTTGCAACTAAATCATATTGCAAGTTCTCAAAGTTAGATGCAAATACAGTTAAATCAATTGATTCTGTATCATCAAATACAGTTATAAAAGCCATACTATTTTGATTTTTATCTTTAATTACTCTAATGCCTGAAACTTGTCCAATTATATTTACATTATTCATATTTTCAACCAATTTATTGATGTCAGTAGGTTTAAAATATGCATTTTCATTTTTTAGTTTTGTTAATGGATTAGCAGAAATGTAAAAGCCAAAAACTTCTTTTTCATAATTTGATTCAAGTTCTTCATTTAATTGTTCTTCAAATAAATTTTCAATTTTTGTTTGCTTTTCTAAAGAAATATTTTCGTTAAACGCAATCATGGCACTAAAAATAAAGTCTTTATTAGCTACCATAGTTGATTTATTGTAACCAAAACAATCAAAACTTCCAGCTTTTGCTAAAAATGTATAATTTGATTCATTTAATCCTTTGTTTTTCATATAAAAGAAAAAATTATTTAAATCATCAAATAAATCTTCATGTTCATCAACAACATTATTTAAAGTTGATATAAAATCTCTACCTATTCCTTTAATTAATGTTAATGGCATGTAAATTCTATTTTCAGAGCTTGTATATGTTGACTTAATTAACGTTTTTTCTATTTTGTTACTAATTGGTTTAACCGATGGCTTAATAACTTCAATTCCAAATTGCTTCACTTCTTTAATATATTTGCTTGTTTTGCTTGGATTACCCATTACTCCATTTAATAATGCAGTATAAAATTCTGCTGGATAATGTGCTTTAAATCAAGCTAATCAATAACCAATATAAGAATAAGCAATTGCATGGGACTTATTAAAACCATATTTTGCAAATTGTTCAATTCAATTTCAAATAGCTGCTGCTTTTTTTTGTGAATAATTATTTTTGATAGCATTAAAAATAAACTCGTCTTTAACTTCCATCATATAATCAATTTGTTTTTTACCCATTGCTCTTCTAACAATGTCTGCTTTACCCAAAGAAAAATTACCTACATATTGAAGTATTTGCATTACTTGTTCTTGATACACGATAACACCATAAGTGGGCAATAGTATTTTTGCTAGACTTCTATCAACTAGCTTTACTTTTCTATTATTTTTACTGTTAATATACTCAGGAATCATTTCTTGTGGACCTGGCCTATATAAAGATGAAGCCGCGGCAATATCATTTATGCTATTTACTTTCATATCTATAATTAAATTTGTCATACCTTGTGATTCTAATTGAAAAATACCTGTTGTATTACCTTGTCTTAAAATTTCAAAAGTTTTACCATCATTTAAATCTATTTTTGAAAGACTTAAATCTTTTTTATGATTTATTTTAATAAGATCTAAAATTTCTTTTATTGTAGTTAAATTTCTTAAACCTAATAAGTCCATTTTTATTAAACCTATTTCTTCTAAGTAATTCATATCAAATTGTGTTTGATAAATTCCGTTTAAGCCCTGTCTAATTGGCAAAATGGTTCTTAAATCTACATCACTAATGATTATTCCAGCAGCATGGGTACCTGTTTGTCTTGGACACCCAATTAACTTTTCAACTAATTTAAAAATACTTTTAAATTCTTCTTTTTCACTGTATTCACGAATTAATTTCTGTGTCTTAATTATTTCATTGAAACTCAAATAATCATCACTTAATGATTTAGTTATAAGATTAACTAATTCCATATCAATTTGGTAAATTCTGCATGCATCTCTAAATGCTGATTTAAATGCAATTGTTTGGTAAGTTACAATTGTTGCGACATTATATTTACCATATTTTTCAAACAAATATTCAATAACTTCATCTCGTCTATTATCTTGAAAATCAATATCTATATCAGGCATAGTGACACGTTCAGGATTTAAAAATCTTTCAAAAAGTAAATTATACTCTATTGGATCAACTGTTGTAATTCTCAATAGAAATGAAACTAAACTTCCTGCAGCGCTTCCTCTTCCAGGACCAACAATTATGTCATTTTTTCTAGCATATGAAACATAATCATGAACAATTAAAAAATAATCAGCAAAACCTGTTTTTTCAATAACATCTAATTCTGTATTTAATCTTTCAATATATTCTGTTGGTATTGCTTGATTTTTTATATTTTTAAAATAATGATTTAAACCTGCTAAGCATTTCTGTTTTAAATATGAAAAGCTTGGCATGTTATCTGGCGCAACAAATTTCGCCATATGTTTTTTATTCTCACCAAAAATATCTAAGCTAACTTTATTAGAAATATAATTTCCAATTTTTTCTGTCTCAGAAAACACTTCAAGAACTTCATCAGCTCCTGGATATGCTTCATTTATTTTATAAGATTCTACAGCTTCATTAATTGTTAATCCATTTTTTAAAGCAAAAAGACCTCTATAATGTTCTTTTTCATTATCAAAGATATATCTGATTGTATTAAAAAATATTTTATTTTCATTTGTGTTTATAATTTCAGCATTATTAAAAAATAAATCTTTATCATTAACATTTGTTAATAAAAAAGTATTACTATCAATATTATTTTTAAGTAAGTTAAAAATTTGTTCTTCATTCAATTTTGTTTCATCATTTAGTTGAGAAGAAATTAAACATATATGTTCATAACCTATTTTATTTTTAGGAATCAAAGTTATTATTTTT is a genomic window containing:
- the polA gene encoding DNA polymerase I, with translation MKKILLVDGNSLLFRAYYASAYAGPILKTSNGLPTNAVYSFANMLTSLISDRNYYDVKVAFDKSKKTFRHDKLENYKAGRSATPEDLIPQFQIVREFLDSANILWWEKENYEADDLIGTMSKIIENHCEDFEVEILTSDKDMFQLITEKTKILLPKTGTSNLELFGVDELLQKWEVCPANVIDLKGLMGDPSDNLKGVEGVGEKTAIKLLKEYGTVEGIYKNIESISGKLQEKLINGKESALLCKEIATINCEVEIENLIFEPININLNGLINFLEKYEMFSLVKRLSNRVGMINKTDDEGLKEKISYKKLEEWNNDYSSEMNFIYIESIDENYHKGEILGIAISNEKGMFFLNKVKGDKEFEQFLLNKDFRKATYDIKKTATLLKNSNIDFNYHSFIYDAMVAAYVLNPNITSRIQNLINIVQTHLFIEEDEIIYGKGAKQNKEIHIDVKADFIISKLEMLKVTYNLIIDKLKSEKQFNLYEKIELPLVEVLFEMEQKGILVDKLELDKQTARTLSLIENLEDKMRIILKDEIDENFNFSSPKQVKELLFGQIGLPSNKKQSTDKEALEKIVHLHPVINLLLEHRKLNKLYTTYLRGFEKFIFADNKVHTIFNQTLTYTGRLSSSEPNIQNISVKDELQKEARKIFISDIETKFYSFDYSQIELRVLAQLGEEDTLLSIFENDRDVHAEAAKKIFDLKNEEKITSDQRRIAKVFNFGIIYGLSDFGLSNDLKISIKEAQEYIKDYYNSFPKLMMYKNSLVKEATVNGYAETYANRRRIVSELLSNNFLVKNFGNRIAVNMPIQGTAADILKVAMIDIFDKFKKNNLNSYMVAQIHDEIIFEIFENEKVEAVKIVESCMKNAFKKLALLVEKDKNKVQIKLEVNMSKGKNWFELK
- the dnaE gene encoding DNA polymerase III subunit alpha; this translates as MPNFIPLINVRSVYNFQESLIKINDYISFAKKEKFEYLFYCENKTMFGVAEFFKKALEQNIKPIIGLSIELENKKIITLIPKNKIGYEHICLISSQLNDETKLNEEQIFNLLKNNIDSNTFLLTNVNDKDLFFNNAEIINTNENKIFFNTIRYIFDNEKEHYRGLFALKNGLTINEAVESYKINEAYPGADEVLEVFSETEKIGNYISNKVSLDIFGENKKHMAKFVAPDNMPSFSYLKQKCLAGLNHYFKNIKNQAIPTEYIERLNTELDVIEKTGFADYFLIVHDYVSYARKNDIIVGPGRGSAAGSLVSFLLRITTVDPIEYNLLFERFLNPERVTMPDIDIDFQDNRRDEVIEYLFEKYGKYNVATIVTYQTIAFKSAFRDACRIYQIDMELVNLITKSLSDDYLSFNEIIKTQKLIREYSEKEEFKSIFKLVEKLIGCPRQTGTHAAGIIISDVDLRTILPIRQGLNGIYQTQFDMNYLEEIGLIKMDLLGLRNLTTIKEILDLIKINHKKDLSLSKIDLNDGKTFEILRQGNTTGIFQLESQGMTNLIIDMKVNSINDIAAASSLYRPGPQEMIPEYINSKNNRKVKLVDRSLAKILLPTYGVIVYQEQVMQILQYVGNFSLGKADIVRRAMGKKQIDYMMEVKDEFIFNAIKNNYSQKKAAAIWNWIEQFAKYGFNKSHAIAYSYIGYWLAWFKAHYPAEFYTALLNGVMGNPSKTSKYIKEVKQFGIEVIKPSVKPISNKIEKTLIKSTYTSSENRIYMPLTLIKGIGRDFISTLNNVVDEHEDLFDDLNNFFFYMKNKGLNESNYTFLAKAGSFDCFGYNKSTMVANKDFIFSAMIAFNENISLEKQTKIENLFEEQLNEELESNYEKEVFGFYISANPLTKLKNENAYFKPTDINKLVENMNNVNIIGQVSGIRVIKDKNQNSMAFITVFDDTESIDLTVFASNFENLQYDLVANRNYVLKIKTQKYKNKITGILENIVKPI